GAGTTCTGGAGTTCCGATGCCCCGCTCTCGGAATCAATGGCGGACTGTAGAATCGTCAGATCTTCGATTGAAATCCCGCATTTGGAAAGATACCCCCAGACAGCATTGATGATGGCCCCGGCTTCCGGTGCCTGCGGATCAACCAGGATGGTTATTTTATCTCCCGACACAATTGCCAGATTGAGAGGCGGGAGTTCCAGTGGGCTGTTCAATGCCTGCTGCATCTTCTGCTTCACATCAGACAATGGTTCGGGCGACTGATGGTAGCAGATGACTCTTTCGGACGGGATTTCACATTGGAAATCCCCAGTCTGACCATATTTCAGTTCAATTTTGACAGTATCCGTGAGCGACACAACTTGATCCTGACTGACGCAACAACACTGGCTGATCCGATATGACGCATCGAATCAGGGATTCTGGTTGTTGATTTAAGTGAAATCGGGTGACACACTGAAATGTTAGCGGTTTAGAGGTGATTTCTACAGGAATTGTGATCACAATATTAGAATAACATTGCAGATTGCAGTTCAGAGACCCGACCAGTTTCTTGAACAGCGCCTGTTTTTTCCGGAAAGGTCATCATGACAGAAGACGATCAATTAATGATTCGAATTCAAAGTGGTGACCAGCGCGCCTTCGATGAGCTCGTGGAAAAATATCAGGGCCCCCTGATTGGTTTTTTTTTCCGAAACACCCGCGACTCCCAGCTCTCTGAAGACCTGTCCCAGGAAACGCTGCTGCGGGTCTACAACCAGTCGTGGGATTATCTGCCCCAGGGACGGTTCCGGGGCTGGATGTATCGAGTGGCCCGCAATCTGATGATCGACAGCATCCGCCGACAGTCGCATGATGCCCTGATCAAAGCATATACGGGAAAAAAACAGGACGAAGATGATTCCCTGAACCGACTGGCCAGCGAGGTCGTCTCGCCGGAAGAGAAGGCAAATATCAAGGAATTAGCGTTGATTGTAGATGAACTGCTGGGAACAATTCCTGAAGACCAGCGACTGACCTTCACACTGCATCATTATTCCGAACTGACCCTGAATGAGGTCGCGGACGTCATGGAAACGAACCTGGCCACGGCCAAAAGCCGTCTGCGGCTGGCTCGCGAGAAACTGCGGGAAAAACTGAAACTGATGGGCGTCACTGGCCCACAACAAAATTAAGAAATTTCGAACTTAAAAAAAGATATGAACCCACCGGCAACCGATTGCGTTGGTGTGAGCGGGCCTGGGAAATCGCATCCATTTTCATCAATTAACTGAAACAATACGGAGAAGAGGGGAATGAGCTATTTCAGCCGGCTCACTGATATTGTGACCTGTAATTTGACTCATCTGCTGGAAAACGCAGACGATCCCATTCAGGAAATCGAGCAGATCATAGCCGAAATGAAAGAAGGCCTCGCAGGCGCTAACCGCAGCGTGAAAACTGCGACCTCCAACGAACGGGCGATTCAACAGGATCTGGAAGAACATCAGCAGCAGATCTTTCAATGGAAAGAGGCAGCCAAGAATGCCCTGGCGCTGGGTGATGAAGCGGAAGCCCGCAACTCCCTGGTCCGAAAACAGGAGATCGAAGATCTCAAAGCCGGTCTGGAACAGCAGCATCGGGCAGCAGTCGCAACCCGCGAACATTTGACAACCACGTTGCACGCCCTGGAAGCCAGACTGGCCGAAGCCCGACGTAAGCAGGTGGAACTGACACAGCAGGCGGGGATCAGCGACGCTCCCACCGAGGAAGCGACTGAGGCTCCGGAACCGGAATCGACGGTCACTCCCTCCCGCTCCGAGCAGATCGACTCAGAACTGGCTGAATTAAAGCGGGAACTGGGACAATAACAACACGCCCCGTCCGCTGGCCCGGATTCGCGTCAAACTCCTCGATTTCGACAGGCACCATAAATCCGGCATAACCAGTTGAACTGGTTAGATTTAGGATAACCGAACCACCTTCAATCTGGACAGATGGTTCGAATGAGAAATTGTTTCTGAAGAAACCGCCAATCAGCAAGAAGGTACTTGCAACAGACCGGTTCTCATTTAGAATAAAAATAGATAAATAAAGGGGTTCGGAAGGTTTCAGCCTTGAACCGTCACTATCAGCCACGAGGCTGGAGCGACCGGTGCGGCTGGCATTATTCACCGAATCCGTATCTTCTTCGCCAAGGCATTCGTCTACCGTTTTTCAGGTTTAATCGGACTGAAATTCCCGAGACAATTGTCCGATGACGAATAACACAACTTCATTTCTCAATTTACATCATTGATGTCGGAGTCGCGCCACCATGGCCAAAAAGTACCTGAACCTCGAAGAAGCAGCAGCGCAGCTGGGCATGGAAACTGAAGAACTCAACCGCCTGCGGGAAGCGGGCGACATTAGAGGCTTTGCCGACCGGGGTGCATGGAAGTTCCGTCTGGAAGATATTGAAGAACTGGGGCGAACCCGGCAGGCAGATTCGGATCCCGCCATTCCCCTGTATACCGAAGATGCGGACCTGGAAGACGACGACCTGTTCGATTCCGGAATTCTGGACGAAGAAGAAATCTCCGCAGAATCAGACAGTGTAATTGATGAAGACGAAGTCGGTGAGCAGGCGACTGTGATTCGAGGCAGTGTCCATGACGATGATGATGAGCCAGTTGAATTAAGCAGCTCTGACAGCGATGTTCGTTTAGTAGTCGACGAAGGCGATGATCTGCAACTCGACAGCGAGCCCGAACTGGTAGCCGTCG
The DNA window shown above is from Gimesia sp. and carries:
- a CDS encoding sigma-70 family RNA polymerase sigma factor, with product MTEDDQLMIRIQSGDQRAFDELVEKYQGPLIGFFFRNTRDSQLSEDLSQETLLRVYNQSWDYLPQGRFRGWMYRVARNLMIDSIRRQSHDALIKAYTGKKQDEDDSLNRLASEVVSPEEKANIKELALIVDELLGTIPEDQRLTFTLHHYSELTLNEVADVMETNLATAKSRLRLAREKLREKLKLMGVTGPQQN
- a CDS encoding PspA/IM30 family protein translates to MSYFSRLTDIVTCNLTHLLENADDPIQEIEQIIAEMKEGLAGANRSVKTATSNERAIQQDLEEHQQQIFQWKEAAKNALALGDEAEARNSLVRKQEIEDLKAGLEQQHRAAVATREHLTTTLHALEARLAEARRKQVELTQQAGISDAPTEEATEAPEPESTVTPSRSEQIDSELAELKRELGQ